The DNA region AGCAGCGCTCCGATTTTGATCACCAGGATGCCGCGCATAACGCGCAACGTGCGGTACAGCGGGCCAAACACGCCGCCGATCCCGGTCACCAGACCAAACAGGCACAACACCCGGATCACGGGGATGGCCGGGATGTATTCCTCCCCCAGGATGGGCGCGACCAGCGGGGCCAGCAGGGCAAAGCCCCCGTACAACGCCACGGCGCTGGGGATCAGGTAGCGCAGCACACGGCGCACGTTGTCCACCAGGCGGATGTAGTCGCCCTGACCGGCCAGGGCCGGCAGGCGCGCCTCCAGGTTGGTCAGGATGCCGTTGAAGAGCAGATTCACGTAGCTGAGGGCGTGCAGTCCCAGCCGCAAAAAGCCCGCCGCTGCCGCCCCGCTGATCATCGCCAGCGCCTGCACCGGCAGCAGCGTGTACAGGGCAGCCACGTTCTTATCCACGGCCAGCAGAAAGCCAAGGCGCCAGTGGGGGCGCGGTGAATTGCGGCGGGCGGCGCCGAGTACTTCGCCTACCGTTGGTAGCAATTCTGGACGCTGGCGCTGCAGGCGGCGGTAGAGGATCAGGCTACCGACGGCCTTGATGGCCGCGGTCGCCACCAGCGCCCCGATCACGCCCGCCGCGCCCCAGCCCAGCAGGACAACCACGATCTTGAGCACTGCCTCGATCAGGTTGGCCACGTTGTCCAGCAGGGTATAGCCGTGCATGATGCGCAGGGCCTGCAATACCAGCAACAGCAGGTTGTGCCAGGGCAGGAAGAACAATGTCAGCATGTAGACCAGCAGCAGATCGCTGATCAACGGGTTGATGGCCAGCAGCGGGCCGAAGAGGGCCGCTGCCAGCAACGCCAGGACAGCAACCGCCAGCGAGATTTGCGCAAAAAACGCCATCTGATCGCGGACGCGATCCCGGTCTCCGGCCCCGATCGCCTCCGCCAGACGGGTGATCGTACTGGGGCCAAGGCCGGTCAGGTTGAAGGTC from Anaerolineae bacterium includes:
- a CDS encoding oligosaccharide flippase family protein, with amino-acid sequence MSMLQRLIGEVRRLGRSKFVRDTVMLQAGSLALTAIGAVSFVVVARGLGREAYGVYQLVLNSYGLLMTFNLTGLGPSTITRLAEAIGAGDRDRVRDQMAFFAQISLAVAVLALLAAALFGPLLAINPLISDLLLVYMLTLFFLPWHNLLLLVLQALRIMHGYTLLDNVANLIEAVLKIVVVLLGWGAAGVIGALVATAAIKAVGSLILYRRLQRQRPELLPTVGEVLGAARRNSPRPHWRLGFLLAVDKNVAALYTLLPVQALAMISGAAAAGFLRLGLHALSYVNLLFNGILTNLEARLPALAGQGDYIRLVDNVRRVLRYLIPSAVALYGGFALLAPLVAPILGEEYIPAIPVIRVLCLFGLVTGIGGVFGPLYRTLRVMRGILVIKIGALLVMAVPGLWLVASYGEVGGAWAIVLIYSLSVGLTIALIWPRLQRLAAEQAARR